A part of Paenibacillus sp. sptzw28 genomic DNA contains:
- the aspS gene encoding aspartate--tRNA ligase has translation MMLKTHSCGLLTKSEVGQTVTLNGWVQRRRDLGGVLFIDLRDRTGIVQIVFNPDFSGDALAVADRARNEYVLAVRGQVVERDPETVNANISTGEIEIRVTEIEIMNAAKTPPFPIEDGVEVDEPLRLKYRYLDLRRPEMQKTLLLRSKAAKVFRDFLDAEGFIDVETPILTKSTPEGARDYLVPSRVHPGEFFALPQSPQIFKQLLMVSGLERYYQIARCFRDEDLRADRQPEFTQVDIETSFLSQDQLLGLMESLVVKLFRETVNVEIPTPFQRITYADAMNKYGSDKPDLRFGLEMEDITDIVAGSEVKVFASVASGGGVIKALNAKGCASWSRKELDDLQPFAARYGGKGLAWVTVKEGEWRGPIVKFFKPEEIASLTERLGVEEGDLLLFSADKKKVVADVLGNLRLKIGKDLGLIDESKFKFAWVVDFPLLGWDEDAKRFVAEHHPFTRPNEDDIALFDTDPGQIRAQAYDLVLNGYEVGGGSMRIYKRDVQEQMFKALGFSSEEAHEKFGFLLDAFEYGTPPHGGIAFGFDRLVMLLAGRTNLRETIAFPKTASATDLLCDAPSEVDISQLQQLHIRTIPKPGKQPETAAAVSGTKAE, from the coding sequence ATGATGTTGAAAACTCATTCTTGCGGTTTACTGACGAAATCCGAGGTAGGCCAAACCGTGACCTTGAACGGCTGGGTCCAGCGGCGCCGCGACCTTGGCGGCGTGTTGTTTATCGATTTGCGCGATCGCACAGGAATTGTCCAAATCGTATTTAACCCGGATTTCTCCGGAGATGCCCTTGCGGTTGCCGACCGTGCGCGTAACGAATATGTGCTTGCTGTCCGCGGCCAAGTTGTGGAGCGTGATCCCGAGACAGTCAATGCCAACATTTCCACAGGTGAGATCGAGATCCGTGTGACGGAAATCGAAATTATGAATGCTGCCAAAACACCGCCGTTTCCGATTGAAGACGGTGTTGAAGTCGATGAGCCGCTGCGCTTGAAATACCGTTATCTGGATTTGCGCCGTCCGGAAATGCAGAAGACGCTTCTTCTTCGTTCCAAAGCTGCTAAAGTATTCCGCGACTTCCTCGACGCAGAAGGGTTTATTGACGTGGAAACGCCGATCCTTACCAAAAGCACGCCTGAAGGAGCGCGTGATTATCTTGTTCCGAGCCGGGTTCACCCAGGAGAGTTCTTCGCGCTTCCGCAATCGCCTCAAATATTCAAGCAGCTGCTGATGGTTAGCGGTCTGGAACGCTACTACCAAATCGCCCGCTGCTTCCGTGACGAGGATCTTCGCGCGGACCGTCAGCCGGAGTTCACGCAGGTGGACATCGAGACGTCGTTTCTCTCGCAGGATCAGCTGCTCGGTCTGATGGAAAGCCTCGTCGTCAAGCTGTTCCGGGAAACGGTCAACGTCGAGATCCCGACTCCGTTCCAGCGAATCACTTATGCGGATGCGATGAACAAATACGGCTCCGACAAGCCGGACCTCCGCTTCGGATTGGAGATGGAAGATATTACTGACATCGTTGCCGGCAGCGAAGTCAAGGTGTTTGCTTCAGTTGCATCGGGCGGCGGCGTAATTAAAGCATTGAATGCCAAAGGCTGCGCGAGCTGGAGCCGCAAGGAGCTTGACGACCTGCAGCCGTTTGCGGCTAGATACGGCGGCAAAGGACTTGCCTGGGTAACGGTAAAGGAAGGCGAATGGCGCGGTCCGATCGTGAAATTCTTCAAGCCTGAAGAAATCGCCTCCTTGACCGAACGACTTGGAGTAGAAGAAGGCGATCTGCTTCTCTTCTCGGCCGACAAGAAAAAAGTCGTAGCTGATGTTCTGGGTAATCTGAGGCTCAAAATCGGCAAGGATCTGGGGCTGATCGACGAGTCCAAATTCAAGTTCGCCTGGGTAGTCGACTTTCCGCTTCTTGGGTGGGATGAGGACGCCAAGCGATTTGTTGCCGAGCATCACCCGTTCACTCGCCCGAACGAAGATGACATTGCGCTGTTTGATACCGACCCGGGTCAAATCCGCGCGCAAGCTTACGACCTTGTTCTGAACGGGTACGAAGTCGGCGGCGGCTCGATGCGTATTTACAAGCGTGACGTGCAGGAGCAGATGTTTAAGGCACTTGGCTTCTCCAGCGAAGAAGCGCATGAGAAGTTTGGCTTCCTGCTCGACGCATTCGAATATGGAACACCACCGCATGGCGGTATCGCATTCGGCTTCGACCGGCTTGTCATGCTTCTTGCAGGCCGCACGAACCTTCGCGAGACGATTGCATTTCCGAAAACGGCTAGTGCGACCGATCTGTTATGCGATGCGCCTTCCGAAGTCGATATATCACAGCTGCAGCAGCTTCACATTCGCACGATCCCGAAGCCGGGCAAACAGCCTGAGACGGCAGCGGCTGTCAGCGGAACGAAGGCTGAGTAG
- a CDS encoding adenine phosphoribosyltransferase: MNFKDYIRVIPDFPQPGIRFKDITTLINNGPVYGSAIETIKQAVADKQIDLIAGPEARGFIVGAPLAVSLGIGFVPIRKSGKLPGEVVEASYDLEYGKDRLAIHKDAIKPGQRILIADDLLATGGTIATTVNLINQLGGEVVGAAFLIELGYLDGRGKLGGIDIFSLVTY; the protein is encoded by the coding sequence ATGAATTTTAAAGATTACATTCGCGTTATACCGGATTTTCCACAGCCGGGAATCCGGTTTAAGGATATCACGACATTGATAAACAACGGGCCGGTTTACGGCTCGGCTATCGAAACGATCAAGCAAGCAGTTGCGGATAAACAAATCGATCTTATAGCAGGACCTGAAGCCCGCGGGTTTATCGTTGGAGCTCCGCTCGCGGTTTCCCTTGGAATAGGCTTTGTGCCTATCCGTAAAAGCGGCAAGCTTCCAGGCGAAGTTGTCGAAGCAAGTTACGATCTGGAATATGGCAAAGACAGGCTTGCGATCCATAAAGATGCGATTAAACCCGGCCAGCGCATATTGATCGCTGATGATTTGCTGGCGACAGGCGGCACAATAGCCACCACGGTCAACCTCATCAACCAGCTGGGCGGCGAGGTGGTGGGAGCCGCTTTTCTAATTGAACTCGGATATCTCGATGGGCGAGGGAAGCTGGGCGGCATCGATATTTTCTCGCTTGTGACCTATTAA
- a CDS encoding bifunctional (p)ppGpp synthetase/guanosine-3',5'-bis(diphosphate) 3'-pyrophosphohydrolase — translation MGIEQLIDIASTYMKEQDLNRIREAYEFAEQAHHGQVRKSGEPYILHPVAVAEILVNMQMDVLSIIAALLHDVVEDTTVPLEEVRTRFGEPCAAVVDGLTKLEKIQFRSKEEQQNENYRKMFVAMAQDIRVILIKLADRLHNMRTLKYQSEEAQRRIAYETLEIFCPIAHRLGISAIKWEMEDIALRYLNPQQYYRIANLMKKKRTEREQYISDVIGRITEKLEEMGIEGDISGRPKHIYSIYKKMTTRSKQFNEIYDLLAIRIIVDNIKDCYATLGIIHTLWKPMPGRFKDYIAMPKANMYQSLHTTVIGPTGEPTEVQIRTWDMHRTSEFGIAAHWAYKEGSVVPGGYFEDKMTLFREIIELQHEASDASEFVESLKMDFFSDLVFVFTPKGEVFELPAGAVPLDFAYRIHTEVGNRTIGAKVNGRIVPLDYKLKTGDIVEILTSKHSYGPSQDWVKIAQSSHARSKIKQWFKKEKREENVEKGRDLLERELKRLGLEPSAWLTDSQLQEAAYKFTFNDIDDMLSAIGFGGITAAQICTKLTEKLRKEAEEASQIELTNEKKEVKTAPTLRKTRPTLGVSVKGVDNLLVRFARCCNPVPGDEIVGYITRGRGVSVHRADCQNIPIGEDGEETARVIEVEWEQSVEANYSVDIEITGHNRNGLLNEVLQAVAETKTNISAVSGRSDKNRLAMIHMTILIRNIDHLQSVVEKIKRVKDVYSVQRIMQQ, via the coding sequence ATGGGCATTGAGCAGTTAATTGACATAGCATCGACCTATATGAAGGAACAAGATTTAAACCGAATCAGGGAAGCCTACGAATTTGCCGAGCAAGCCCACCACGGGCAAGTGCGCAAGTCGGGAGAGCCATATATCCTGCATCCGGTTGCCGTTGCGGAAATTCTCGTCAATATGCAGATGGATGTATTGTCGATTATTGCAGCGCTCCTTCATGATGTGGTCGAAGATACGACCGTCCCGCTTGAAGAAGTCAGAACCCGGTTCGGAGAACCTTGCGCCGCCGTTGTAGATGGATTGACGAAGCTTGAGAAAATTCAATTCCGCTCCAAGGAAGAGCAGCAGAACGAGAACTACCGGAAAATGTTTGTGGCAATGGCTCAAGATATCCGGGTCATTCTTATTAAACTTGCAGACCGGCTTCATAATATGCGCACGCTGAAATATCAGTCGGAGGAAGCGCAGCGGCGGATCGCTTACGAAACGCTGGAAATCTTTTGCCCGATTGCTCATAGGCTCGGTATTTCCGCAATCAAATGGGAGATGGAAGATATCGCTCTCCGCTATTTGAACCCGCAGCAGTACTACCGGATCGCCAATCTCATGAAGAAGAAGCGCACCGAGCGCGAACAGTATATCTCCGATGTAATCGGACGCATCACAGAGAAGCTGGAGGAAATGGGCATCGAAGGAGACATATCCGGCCGGCCGAAGCATATCTACAGCATTTATAAGAAAATGACGACGCGCAGCAAGCAGTTCAACGAAATATACGATCTGCTCGCGATCCGCATCATAGTAGACAATATTAAAGATTGCTATGCCACGCTCGGTATTATCCATACGTTATGGAAGCCGATGCCGGGGCGGTTCAAGGACTATATCGCCATGCCGAAGGCGAATATGTACCAGTCGCTGCATACGACTGTCATTGGGCCTACCGGTGAGCCGACTGAAGTTCAAATCCGGACATGGGACATGCACCGCACCTCCGAGTTCGGGATTGCTGCACACTGGGCTTACAAAGAAGGCAGTGTCGTACCGGGCGGATATTTCGAGGATAAAATGACGCTTTTCCGTGAAATAATCGAGCTGCAGCATGAGGCGAGCGATGCTTCTGAGTTCGTCGAATCGCTCAAGATGGATTTTTTCTCGGATCTCGTATTCGTTTTTACGCCTAAGGGCGAGGTTTTCGAGCTTCCCGCAGGAGCCGTTCCGCTGGATTTTGCGTATCGCATCCACACTGAAGTAGGCAACCGGACGATTGGAGCCAAGGTCAACGGCCGTATCGTGCCGCTCGATTATAAGCTGAAAACCGGTGATATCGTAGAGATTCTGACCTCGAAGCATTCCTACGGGCCAAGCCAGGACTGGGTTAAGATCGCTCAATCCTCCCATGCCCGCAGCAAAATCAAGCAGTGGTTCAAGAAAGAAAAGCGCGAGGAGAACGTCGAGAAAGGCCGTGATCTGCTCGAAAGAGAGCTTAAGCGTCTTGGCCTCGAGCCCTCCGCATGGCTAACCGATTCTCAGCTGCAGGAAGCGGCTTATAAGTTTACGTTCAACGATATCGACGACATGCTGTCGGCTATCGGATTCGGAGGCATCACAGCTGCACAGATTTGTACCAAGCTGACGGAAAAGCTGCGCAAAGAGGCTGAAGAAGCGAGTCAAATCGAGCTCACCAACGAGAAGAAGGAAGTCAAGACGGCGCCGACGCTTCGTAAAACACGGCCAACACTTGGTGTTTCAGTTAAAGGAGTCGACAACCTGCTTGTCCGTTTTGCACGGTGCTGCAATCCGGTTCCGGGCGATGAAATCGTAGGTTATATTACACGGGGGCGGGGCGTTTCCGTACATCGTGCAGATTGCCAGAACATTCCAATTGGTGAAGACGGTGAAGAGACCGCCCGTGTGATCGAAGTAGAGTGGGAGCAATCGGTCGAGGCGAATTACAGTGTCGATATTGAAATTACCGGTCATAACCGGAACGGTTTGTTAAACGAAGTGCTGCAGGCCGTAGCTGAGACCAAGACTAATATTTCAGCGGTTTCCGGACGCTCCGACAAGAACAGGCTGGCCATGATTCATATGACGATTCTGATACGCAACATCGATCATTTGCAGTCGGTGGTGGAGAAAATCAAACGCGTGAAAGATGTATATTCGGTTCAACGGATTATGCAGCAATAA
- the hisS gene encoding histidine--tRNA ligase, which produces MAFQKPPGTQDFLPGAVEKWQFVESKARDICRRFNFREIRTPIFEATDLFRRGVGETTDIVEKEMYTFTDRGDRSLTLRPEGTAGAVRAFVENKLYGEPDLTKLYYIGPMFRYERQQAGRYRQFHQFGVEALGAVDAALDAEVIALGYTFYQEVGLTGVNVEVNSVGTPAVRAAFREQLLSFLLPKRELLCKDCQSRIERNPLRVLDCKTDQKHFEGAPSILDSLDEECRTHFESLKLHLTNMNIPFSINPRLVRGLDYYTHTAFEYKAEGIGAIDTIGGGGRYNGLVAEIGGPDQPGIGLGLGLERTVMLLESQGVELGSLHNVDVYLVGLGDAAERELTKIIYGLRMRGIAAERDYQGRKMKAQMKSADRLQVRYTAILGDDELERGEITLKDMATGEQKLVPLEKLADEIAG; this is translated from the coding sequence ATGGCGTTTCAAAAGCCGCCGGGGACACAGGATTTCCTGCCTGGTGCAGTAGAGAAATGGCAATTCGTCGAGAGCAAGGCGCGTGATATTTGCCGCCGGTTTAATTTTCGGGAAATTCGGACGCCTATTTTTGAAGCGACCGATTTGTTTCGAAGGGGAGTCGGAGAGACGACGGACATTGTCGAGAAAGAGATGTACACGTTCACGGATCGCGGCGACCGCAGCCTCACGCTTCGTCCGGAGGGAACCGCAGGAGCGGTGCGGGCTTTCGTCGAGAATAAGCTCTACGGCGAGCCTGATCTGACGAAGCTTTATTATATCGGTCCCATGTTTCGTTATGAACGCCAGCAAGCGGGACGGTACCGTCAGTTTCATCAGTTTGGGGTTGAAGCGCTCGGCGCTGTCGATGCGGCACTGGATGCGGAAGTAATTGCGCTCGGCTATACCTTCTACCAAGAGGTTGGACTTACGGGCGTAAACGTTGAGGTCAATTCGGTCGGTACGCCGGCCGTACGTGCCGCATTCCGCGAGCAGCTGCTGAGCTTTCTTCTCCCGAAGCGGGAGCTGCTCTGCAAGGACTGTCAATCCAGGATTGAGCGCAATCCGCTGCGGGTACTCGATTGCAAGACCGACCAGAAGCATTTTGAAGGCGCACCTTCCATTCTGGACAGTTTGGACGAGGAATGCAGGACGCACTTTGAGTCGCTGAAGCTGCACCTGACCAACATGAACATCCCGTTCTCGATTAATCCAAGGCTCGTTCGCGGCCTTGATTACTACACACACACCGCTTTTGAATACAAAGCGGAAGGGATCGGCGCCATCGATACAATCGGGGGCGGAGGCCGCTATAACGGGCTTGTGGCGGAAATCGGCGGACCGGATCAGCCTGGTATCGGACTTGGACTGGGACTCGAACGCACCGTGATGCTCCTCGAGAGCCAGGGCGTTGAGCTTGGCAGCCTGCATAATGTGGATGTCTATCTCGTTGGGCTGGGAGATGCGGCCGAGCGGGAGTTGACCAAGATTATTTATGGACTGCGGATGCGCGGCATTGCAGCCGAGCGGGATTATCAGGGACGCAAGATGAAGGCTCAGATGAAATCCGCCGACCGTCTGCAGGTTCGTTACACGGCTATTCTCGGCGATGATGAGCTGGAGCGCGGTGAAATAACTCTGAAGGATATGGCGACCGGTGAACAAAAGCTCGTTCCTCTTGAGAAGCTTGCGGATGAAATTGCCGGGTAA
- the recJ gene encoding single-stranded-DNA-specific exonuclease RecJ — MIRSKTRWMIASVDSGGEERAAELANALSIPPLVAKILVQRGFGEVDSARRFLYGGIECLHDPFLLKGMNEAVSRIKLAGERGERLLIYGDYDADGVSSTALMICLFNRLELKFDAYIPHRTREGYGLNEKAIDSAAEAGITLIVTVDTGVSAVPQIAYANTLGIDVIVTDHHEPPSVLPDALALINPKQEDCSYPFKGLAGVGVAFKLAHALLGKPPVEWTDIAALGTIADLMPLTDENRIIVRLGLEQLRKGEKPGFRALAEVAGIEPHQIDATAVAFGMAPRINAAGRLDHAEGALKLLTAATDEAASEAAVALDTLNRERQRIVDAIVKEAERMWADKCSQAAEAGTPDPSVIVLAAEGWNVGVVGIVASKLIDKYYKPTLILGIDPETGMCKGSARSIEGFNLYEALTGCSELLEHYGGHQAAAGMSLHQDKLGLLEARMGEFADHWLKAEDWVPKTAIDMECGMNDASLHILEQLSQLEPYGAGNAAPKLLLKDVVLADRRTIGKEKKHLKLSLSGEGKLLDAIGFGFGPIAEDLSEGAAIEMVGELTVNEWNGRRSAQFVVSDMRIPHIQLFDRRGDSGGDSFSVLGKLVKESDVGRSAVLVPTPIWLEAAKASQKAALPGGLRVVTYEELEIRALSCSRLFVLGRPPSAAKLAAAIRACEGLEAVYALYGEHRKGGSDAFSKASYPRITAGNEHTDPDWTAATDRDNFGRLYQTLRRLAPFGQEDCAGRIAVMLGWNQDTVAFMLTVFEELGFIMYREGQLQLAANPDKKELAHSTAYREALRRVETDSVLFAETKELAAWIMRQMDQLPATIKEGVFVS; from the coding sequence TTGATCCGGTCGAAAACACGCTGGATGATCGCATCTGTCGATTCCGGCGGGGAGGAACGCGCCGCTGAATTAGCCAACGCGTTATCCATACCGCCGCTAGTGGCCAAAATACTCGTACAGCGGGGATTCGGGGAAGTTGATTCGGCGCGCCGCTTCTTATACGGCGGTATTGAATGCTTGCACGATCCCTTTTTGCTTAAGGGAATGAATGAGGCCGTGAGCCGCATCAAGCTGGCGGGAGAGCGCGGCGAGCGGCTGCTTATTTACGGCGACTACGATGCGGATGGGGTTTCTTCCACAGCGCTTATGATCTGTTTGTTCAATCGACTTGAATTGAAGTTTGACGCATACATACCGCACCGCACGAGGGAAGGCTACGGTTTAAACGAGAAAGCGATCGACAGCGCTGCAGAAGCAGGCATAACGCTTATTGTGACAGTTGATACCGGCGTAAGCGCCGTGCCGCAGATCGCCTATGCCAACACTCTTGGCATCGATGTTATCGTCACGGACCACCATGAACCGCCGAGCGTCTTGCCGGATGCACTGGCATTGATCAATCCGAAGCAAGAGGATTGTTCCTATCCGTTTAAAGGTCTGGCCGGTGTCGGCGTCGCGTTCAAGCTGGCCCATGCGCTGCTAGGCAAGCCCCCGGTAGAATGGACGGATATTGCGGCGCTTGGAACGATTGCCGACTTGATGCCTCTGACAGACGAGAATCGGATAATCGTAAGGCTTGGCCTTGAACAGCTTCGTAAGGGAGAAAAGCCCGGTTTCCGAGCGCTGGCCGAGGTTGCGGGCATTGAGCCGCACCAAATCGATGCAACCGCTGTAGCGTTCGGCATGGCTCCGCGCATTAACGCCGCAGGCCGGCTCGATCATGCGGAAGGCGCCTTGAAGCTTCTGACTGCTGCAACCGACGAAGCCGCATCGGAAGCCGCGGTTGCGCTTGATACGCTGAACCGGGAACGTCAGCGGATTGTGGACGCTATAGTGAAGGAAGCCGAGCGGATGTGGGCTGACAAGTGCAGTCAGGCTGCCGAGGCAGGTACACCTGACCCTTCTGTAATCGTACTTGCAGCTGAAGGGTGGAATGTCGGCGTTGTCGGGATCGTCGCCTCCAAGCTTATCGATAAGTATTATAAGCCGACACTTATACTCGGCATTGACCCCGAGACAGGTATGTGTAAAGGCTCCGCTCGGTCGATTGAAGGCTTCAACCTTTATGAAGCGCTCACCGGCTGCAGCGAGCTGCTGGAACACTACGGCGGCCATCAGGCCGCGGCAGGAATGAGCCTCCACCAGGATAAGCTCGGGCTTCTGGAAGCACGAATGGGTGAGTTTGCAGACCATTGGTTAAAAGCGGAGGATTGGGTGCCAAAGACTGCAATCGATATGGAATGCGGGATGAATGACGCCTCGCTGCATATACTGGAGCAGTTGTCGCAGCTTGAGCCATACGGCGCGGGCAATGCGGCGCCAAAATTGCTTCTCAAGGACGTTGTTCTCGCCGATCGGCGCACGATCGGAAAGGAAAAGAAGCATCTGAAGCTTTCGCTTAGCGGCGAAGGGAAACTGCTGGATGCGATCGGCTTCGGCTTTGGTCCGATTGCCGAGGATCTCTCGGAGGGCGCTGCCATCGAGATGGTCGGCGAACTCACCGTTAATGAGTGGAACGGGCGGCGCAGCGCGCAATTTGTTGTAAGCGATATGCGAATCCCTCACATCCAGCTTTTCGACCGAAGAGGGGACAGCGGGGGAGATTCTTTCTCCGTACTTGGTAAGCTGGTAAAGGAAAGTGACGTCGGCCGCAGCGCGGTCCTTGTGCCGACCCCGATTTGGCTGGAAGCGGCGAAAGCGTCCCAGAAGGCAGCACTCCCCGGGGGGCTCAGGGTCGTTACCTATGAGGAGCTTGAAATCCGGGCGTTATCCTGCTCTAGATTGTTTGTACTCGGCAGACCCCCTTCCGCAGCCAAGCTGGCTGCTGCAATTAGAGCTTGTGAAGGTCTGGAAGCGGTCTACGCTTTGTATGGCGAGCACCGCAAGGGCGGCTCAGATGCTTTTAGCAAAGCTTCATACCCACGTATAACGGCAGGAAATGAGCACACTGACCCGGATTGGACAGCGGCAACAGACAGGGATAATTTCGGACGGCTTTACCAGACGCTCCGCCGCCTCGCTCCCTTCGGTCAAGAGGATTGCGCCGGAAGAATCGCAGTTATGTTGGGGTGGAACCAAGATACGGTAGCCTTCATGCTTACCGTGTTCGAGGAGCTTGGCTTCATCATGTATCGGGAAGGGCAGCTGCAGCTTGCCGCGAACCCCGATAAGAAAGAACTGGCACACTCTACCGCTTATCGGGAAGCGTTGCGGCGAGTGGAAACGGACAGCGTTTTATTCGCCGAGACGAAGGAGCTTGCGGCCTGGATTATGCGGCAGATGGATCAATTACCGGCAACGATAAAAGAAGGAGTGTTCGTTTCATGA
- a CDS encoding coproporphyrinogen III oxidase — protein sequence MHVHLQAVDPSFERSLSHIVPLFYESVKTSYGPERNNEADMTVVLQAEEDGLTMRASARLTEHRADRERLAQHQRQYPSGASHEERRRTLKQALCFVLLDVLQQDTGIIQPWGILTGVRPTKLLHERLQRGIPMEQAHRELQEDYLISAEKVALMQRIVESQLSALPDLYRLSGEVSIYIGIPFCPTKCAYCTFPAYDIKGSQGSVNGFLAGLHYEMREIGNWLKRNGIAITTIYFGGGTPTSITAEEMDEMYAVMYDYFPNVRHVREITVEAGRPDTITPEKLAVLHKWGIDRISINPQSYTQETLDLIGRHHTVQETTQKFELARISGMENINMDLIIGLPGEGEEEFNHTLSETAKLMPESLTVHTLSFKRASEMTQHKGDAKYKVAGRDEINRMMNRAVEWTDQFGYIPYYLYRQKNILGNLENVGYSKPGIESLYNILIIEEMQTIIGLGCGASSKWVDPVTGSIGRLANPKEPKAYNETFQAYTEAKIEALNKLFRVETQPDPVVL from the coding sequence ATGCATGTCCATTTACAAGCGGTTGACCCTTCATTTGAAAGATCCTTGTCGCACATTGTGCCGCTTTTCTATGAATCGGTGAAGACCTCTTACGGCCCGGAACGAAATAACGAAGCCGATATGACCGTTGTGCTCCAGGCGGAGGAAGACGGGCTTACTATGCGGGCTTCTGCGCGGCTTACTGAGCATCGAGCAGATAGGGAACGACTTGCACAGCACCAGCGGCAGTATCCTTCTGGAGCATCGCACGAGGAACGCCGCAGGACGCTGAAGCAGGCGCTTTGCTTCGTGCTGCTTGATGTGCTGCAGCAGGATACAGGGATCATCCAGCCTTGGGGCATTCTTACGGGCGTACGGCCGACGAAGCTGCTGCACGAAAGGCTTCAAAGGGGTATTCCGATGGAGCAGGCCCACCGTGAACTTCAGGAAGATTATCTTATTTCCGCCGAGAAGGTGGCCCTCATGCAGCGCATTGTGGAGAGCCAGCTCAGCGCGCTGCCGGATTTGTACCGTTTGAGCGGAGAAGTCAGTATTTATATCGGGATTCCTTTTTGCCCTACGAAGTGCGCTTACTGCACATTCCCCGCTTACGATATCAAAGGCAGTCAAGGCTCCGTCAACGGTTTTCTCGCCGGCCTGCACTATGAAATGCGTGAAATCGGAAACTGGCTAAAGCGTAACGGGATTGCCATCACGACCATTTACTTTGGCGGCGGAACTCCGACAAGCATAACGGCGGAAGAGATGGACGAGATGTATGCGGTGATGTACGATTATTTTCCGAATGTCCGCCATGTGCGTGAAATTACCGTGGAAGCGGGAAGACCGGATACCATAACGCCGGAGAAGCTTGCCGTGCTGCACAAATGGGGCATCGACCGGATCAGTATCAATCCGCAATCCTATACGCAAGAGACGCTGGACCTGATCGGCCGGCATCATACAGTTCAGGAGACGACCCAGAAGTTCGAACTTGCCCGGATCTCGGGAATGGAAAACATTAATATGGATCTGATTATCGGCTTGCCGGGAGAAGGCGAAGAGGAATTTAACCACACCTTATCGGAAACAGCCAAATTAATGCCGGAGTCTCTTACCGTCCATACGCTCTCTTTCAAACGGGCGTCGGAGATGACACAGCATAAAGGCGATGCCAAGTATAAAGTTGCAGGCCGTGACGAAATTAACCGAATGATGAACCGGGCCGTCGAATGGACGGATCAATTCGGTTATATCCCCTATTATTTGTACCGGCAAAAAAATATTCTCGGCAATCTGGAGAATGTAGGCTATTCAAAGCCCGGCATCGAAAGCTTATACAACATCCTCATCATCGAAGAGATGCAAACCATTATCGGCCTCGGCTGCGGCGCATCAAGCAAATGGGTCGACCCGGTAACGGGTTCGATCGGCCGGCTTGCCAATCCGAAGGAGCCGAAGGCTTATAACGAGACTTTTCAGGCGTATACGGAGGCCAAAATCGAGGCCCTGAATAAGCTGTTCAGAGTCGAAACGCAGCCGGATCCCGTTGTATTGTAA
- the dtd gene encoding D-aminoacyl-tRNA deacylase yields MKVVVQRSKQASVTVNGECVGSIEKGLVLLVGITHDDTEADIRWMADKIAGLRIFEDEDGKMNLCVRDIGGDILSVSQFTLYGDCRKGRRPNFIAAARPEQAETVYDTFNEALRSLELRVETGRFGAMMDVSLVNWGPVTLILDSKS; encoded by the coding sequence ATGAAGGTAGTTGTGCAGCGCAGTAAACAAGCTTCCGTAACCGTGAACGGCGAGTGCGTCGGGTCTATAGAGAAGGGGCTCGTCCTGCTTGTCGGTATTACTCATGACGACACGGAAGCGGATATCCGCTGGATGGCCGATAAAATAGCGGGGCTGAGGATTTTTGAAGACGAGGACGGCAAAATGAACCTTTGCGTCCGGGATATCGGCGGTGATATTTTATCAGTTTCCCAGTTTACCTTATACGGAGATTGCCGCAAAGGAAGAAGACCGAATTTCATCGCAGCCGCCCGGCCGGAGCAGGCGGAGACGGTGTACGATACATTTAACGAAGCGCTTCGTTCTTTGGAGCTGCGGGTGGAGACCGGACGTTTCGGAGCGATGATGGACGTTTCACTGGTGAACTGGGGACCGGTGACGCTAATTTTGGATAGTAAGTCCTAA